A region of Flavobacterium album DNA encodes the following proteins:
- a CDS encoding DUF1349 domain-containing protein: MKQFFSGLVLIAVAQFTSAQSLDKMQWFNEPAQWQIKDKSLIMQVTPKSDYWRISHYGFTVDDAPFYYTTYGGEFEAKVKITGAYKARFDQMGLMLRIDQKNYIKTGVEFVDGKFNISTVVTHDKSDWSVTTLDKAPPFVWIKVVRRLDAVEVFYSYDDKTWIMTRNAPLQDNTPVMVGLMAACPDGNGFEAKFENFSVKHLPDQRRLEWLEEHKD, translated from the coding sequence ATGAAACAATTCTTCTCCGGTTTAGTGCTAATAGCGGTGGCCCAATTCACATCGGCGCAGAGCCTTGACAAGATGCAATGGTTCAACGAGCCGGCACAATGGCAGATAAAAGACAAAAGCCTCATCATGCAGGTAACCCCAAAGAGCGATTACTGGAGGATATCCCATTACGGGTTTACCGTTGATGATGCACCCTTTTATTATACCACCTATGGCGGCGAGTTTGAAGCTAAAGTAAAGATTACCGGAGCTTACAAAGCCCGCTTCGACCAGATGGGCCTGATGCTGCGTATCGACCAAAAGAATTACATCAAGACAGGCGTGGAGTTTGTCGATGGAAAGTTTAATATCAGTACAGTAGTGACGCATGACAAAAGTGACTGGAGCGTGACCACACTGGATAAAGCGCCACCGTTTGTCTGGATAAAAGTAGTGCGAAGGCTTGATGCGGTTGAGGTATTCTATTCGTATGATGACAAGACCTGGATAATGACCCGCAATGCGCCATTGCAGGACAATACCCCGGTAATGGTTGGACTGATGGCTGCCTGCCCGGATGGCAATGGCTTTGAAGCGAAATTCGAGAACTTCTCTGTAAAGCATTTACCGGATCAAAGGAGATTGGAGTGGTTGGAGGAGCATAAGGATTAG
- the smpB gene encoding SsrA-binding protein SmpB, whose translation MQKTVNILNKRARFDYEILERYDAGIVLAGSEIKSIRLGKASIAESFCEFQGHELFAINTNIEEYAFSRSFSHKPKSERKLLLNKKELKSLHKSVQNQGLTIIPLRMFTNEKGIAKLEIGLCRGKKNYDKRETMKERDTKRDLDRIKKIYK comes from the coding sequence ATGCAAAAAACGGTTAACATACTAAACAAAAGGGCCCGGTTCGATTATGAGATACTGGAACGCTATGACGCGGGCATTGTGCTGGCCGGCTCTGAGATAAAATCCATCCGTTTGGGGAAGGCCTCTATTGCCGAAAGTTTTTGCGAATTCCAGGGGCATGAGTTGTTTGCCATCAACACCAATATAGAGGAATATGCTTTTAGCCGCAGCTTTAGCCACAAGCCTAAAAGCGAGCGCAAACTGCTTCTGAACAAAAAGGAACTGAAAAGCCTTCATAAAAGTGTGCAGAACCAGGGACTTACCATAATCCCCCTCCGGATGTTCACCAACGAAAAAGGGATCGCCAAGCTGGAAATAGGCCTTTGCCGAGGTAAGAAGAACTACGACAAGCGCGAAACCATGAAGGAACGCGATACCAAAAGGGATTTAGACAGGATAAAGAAAATATATAAATAA
- a CDS encoding SixA phosphatase family protein, whose translation MTITSAQDTYTTIYLIRHAEKADTSADTHLSEAGKERAVRWMEYLVANRIQAIYTTPYNRTRETAQPLADALNMKPIEYSPRDMDLAAIIKKHENSAVLIVGHSNTIPGYINRLTGKDEYSDIPEDEFGRLYMVNVENGKVIDIQIEEL comes from the coding sequence ATGACGATAACATCCGCACAGGACACCTATACTACTATTTACCTGATACGTCACGCCGAAAAGGCCGATACTTCTGCTGATACACACCTTTCGGAGGCCGGTAAGGAGCGTGCAGTGCGTTGGATGGAATACCTTGTTGCCAATCGCATTCAAGCAATATATACAACGCCGTACAACCGTACAAGGGAAACAGCGCAACCATTGGCAGACGCGCTAAACATGAAACCTATAGAATACAGCCCGCGCGACATGGATTTGGCAGCCATAATAAAGAAACATGAAAATAGCGCTGTACTTATCGTTGGCCACAGCAATACCATCCCCGGTTATATCAACCGCCTGACAGGCAAGGATGAATACAGCGATATCCCTGAGGATGAATTTGGCAGGTTATATATGGTAAATGTAGAGAACGGAAAGGTAATTGATATACAAATTGAAGAATTATAA
- a CDS encoding ELWxxDGT repeat protein: MKQLLFSLLTILSLSKLTAQSINAELLELNFAGDSNPKDITKGTTKIFFSATEDIHGRELWIHDLITGETSMVKDINPGYEPSIDNYPYFTVIGDILYFVTTPNMANGGALWRSDGTAEGTYMIKNFAPESVNDQVRELVALNGTIYFIGYDNINGKELWKSDGTESGTIMIKDIYEGAGGSDISNIFSCNNAIYFTARDTTHGYEMWKSDGTPEGTFMLRDIYTGSGSSTFGKSIVLGNDFYFIAFNNIVGSEMWKSNGTTEGTQLFKEFVPGTNGVSSNFDGIAINDYFVFMITYQSGSTQLWKSDGTLVGTSLLRQINQAQDGFTTFSQFVMFDNVAYFTAGDSFYGYKQLWKTDGTVAGTQLVRNLSSNIYELSATENFLIFASSATSTFPAPWVSDGTPTGTNQLNNLDLTGDSSGELRFIPVGNTIYFPASKGVSGGMELWKTDGTIVNTVLVKDIFHKYSGLTGGAAKTAYPMNDKMVFLGSDGEYGLQPFITDATLSGTHIVMQQNPQNGPIAFWDEYSWPEKAFTKAGNKLFYKGRKSETGYEIFCTDGTEAGSQLVKDIRPGTAGSIGDATYSMEYNGVYYFKANDEVHGNELWRSDGTEAGTYMVKDIYPGSSSGLTASNYLNIQNKNYAVINNFLFFVAEDSTGEAIWKTDGTEEGTVKVVTTSSEPVILENIENKFFFAINNKLWSTDGTQAGTQLLGTYNDDSTTSQFRETCIHDGNIYFSVYTGTGLSLFKSDGTVTGTTLVKGGLVTEAVGMGNIQYLQSCGDYVYFVIGTTTGSETGDKLWRTDGTTDGTVLVDNTGSLQGLKEFTCQDNNLFYLHYGHPTTIWVSNGYGPTAPTQIEVIVNNHPDFGVGNIGLSGILGIANDIIYVEGTTLEGGRELYAAGISNILSRNETDPKSTSLSGNITIYPNPAKDKFTLSLRDNSIIRSVEIYDLTGKHVFSKNVDIPQYNVDISELSKGIYIVRIKTDRSTESVKVIHN, encoded by the coding sequence ATGAAACAATTATTATTTTCTTTGCTAACGATTTTGTCGCTTTCAAAATTAACCGCACAATCAATCAACGCTGAGCTTCTTGAATTAAATTTTGCAGGTGATAGCAATCCGAAAGATATCACTAAAGGTACAACTAAAATATTTTTTTCTGCTACAGAAGATATCCATGGAAGGGAATTATGGATTCATGATCTTATAACAGGTGAAACTTCTATGGTAAAAGATATTAATCCGGGTTATGAACCATCAATAGATAACTACCCATATTTTACTGTAATAGGGGATATTTTATATTTTGTGACTACTCCGAATATGGCAAATGGAGGGGCTTTATGGAGAAGCGATGGAACTGCAGAAGGTACTTATATGATTAAAAACTTTGCTCCTGAATCTGTTAACGACCAGGTAAGAGAATTAGTTGCTTTAAATGGAACAATTTATTTTATAGGATATGATAATATTAATGGAAAGGAATTGTGGAAGAGCGATGGAACCGAATCAGGTACAATAATGATAAAAGATATCTATGAAGGTGCCGGGGGCAGTGATATTTCAAATATATTTAGCTGCAACAATGCTATTTATTTTACAGCAAGAGATACAACACATGGTTATGAAATGTGGAAATCGGATGGAACACCGGAAGGTACTTTTATGCTTCGTGATATTTACACAGGTTCAGGAAGTTCTACTTTTGGAAAATCAATAGTTCTGGGTAATGATTTCTATTTCATTGCATTTAATAACATAGTTGGAAGTGAAATGTGGAAAAGCAACGGAACTACAGAAGGAACTCAATTATTTAAGGAGTTCGTGCCCGGAACAAATGGGGTTTCATCTAATTTTGATGGAATTGCAATTAACGACTATTTTGTATTCATGATTACATATCAATCCGGATCAACTCAACTATGGAAGTCTGATGGAACATTAGTAGGAACAAGTCTATTAAGACAAATAAATCAGGCGCAGGATGGATTTACCACATTTTCTCAATTTGTAATGTTTGACAACGTCGCGTATTTCACCGCAGGCGATAGTTTTTATGGCTACAAGCAATTATGGAAGACTGATGGAACAGTTGCAGGCACCCAATTAGTGAGAAATTTAAGCAGTAATATTTATGAACTGTCAGCAACAGAAAATTTTTTAATTTTCGCTTCCAGCGCAACCTCGACTTTTCCTGCACCATGGGTAAGTGACGGTACTCCAACAGGTACAAATCAGTTAAACAACTTAGACCTTACAGGAGATAGTTCGGGTGAACTTCGTTTCATACCAGTGGGAAATACAATATATTTTCCTGCCAGTAAAGGAGTATCAGGAGGTATGGAATTATGGAAAACTGATGGTACGATCGTTAATACAGTTTTAGTAAAAGATATTTTTCATAAGTACTCCGGTCTGACAGGAGGTGCAGCTAAAACAGCTTATCCTATGAATGATAAAATGGTATTTTTGGGAAGTGACGGTGAGTATGGGCTTCAACCTTTTATAACCGACGCGACTCTTTCCGGAACCCATATAGTAATGCAGCAAAATCCCCAAAATGGCCCAATTGCATTTTGGGATGAGTATAGCTGGCCTGAAAAAGCTTTTACAAAAGCAGGAAATAAATTATTCTATAAAGGACGAAAATCTGAGACCGGATATGAAATTTTTTGCACCGATGGTACAGAAGCCGGTTCGCAGCTTGTGAAAGATATAAGACCCGGAACTGCCGGTTCTATTGGCGATGCAACTTATTCAATGGAATATAATGGTGTTTATTATTTTAAAGCGAATGATGAGGTTCACGGTAATGAATTATGGCGGAGTGACGGCACTGAAGCGGGAACTTATATGGTTAAAGATATTTATCCCGGTTCCTCATCCGGATTAACAGCTTCAAATTATCTTAATATTCAGAATAAGAATTATGCTGTAATCAACAATTTTCTTTTTTTTGTAGCTGAAGATTCAACCGGAGAGGCTATTTGGAAAACTGATGGTACAGAAGAAGGTACTGTTAAAGTTGTCACTACCTCTTCTGAACCTGTAATTTTGGAAAATATTGAAAATAAATTTTTCTTTGCAATTAATAATAAATTATGGAGTACTGATGGTACACAAGCAGGTACCCAACTCCTTGGCACTTATAACGACGATTCAACTACGAGCCAGTTTAGAGAAACTTGTATTCATGACGGTAATATTTATTTTTCGGTTTATACTGGAACAGGTCTTTCATTATTTAAATCTGATGGAACTGTTACAGGCACTACTTTGGTAAAAGGTGGTCTTGTGACTGAAGCGGTGGGGATGGGGAATATTCAATATTTACAATCATGCGGGGATTATGTGTATTTTGTAATAGGTACAACTACCGGTAGTGAAACAGGAGATAAATTATGGCGAACAGATGGTACAACAGATGGTACAGTTTTGGTAGACAATACCGGATCTTTACAAGGACTCAAAGAGTTTACATGCCAGGATAATAATTTATTCTATTTGCATTATGGCCATCCAACCACAATATGGGTTAGCAATGGCTATGGGCCTACAGCCCCTACCCAAATTGAAGTTATTGTTAATAACCATCCCGATTTTGGTGTAGGTAATATAGGCTTGTCCGGTATATTAGGTATTGCAAATGACATTATATATGTTGAAGGGACAACTTTGGAAGGTGGGCGTGAATTATATGCCGCGGGCATTAGCAATATTTTGAGCCGAAACGAGACAGATCCAAAAAGCACTTCCCTTTCCGGTAATATTACAATTTATCCTAATCCGGCAAAAGATAAATTTACACTAAGCTTAAGAGATAATTCTATTATAAGATCTGTGGAAATTTATGATCTTACAGGAAAGCATGTTTTTAGTAAAAATGTTGACATTCCTCAATACAATGTGGACATTTCGGAACTATCAAAAGGAATATACATAGTCAGAATCAAAACAGACAGATCAACCGAATCTGTTAAAGTAATCCATAACTAA
- a CDS encoding glycoside hydrolase family 16 protein, translated as MPNTLHKALPLSAMLIAFAVSCNKKEDSAKTSSREEKPTDKKENIVFFDDFSGTAIDTANWTPRTDVFVNNEQQAYADSTATLYLDKNVEGAENGALVIKALYSPGYLAENGKKFDFISGRMDSRGKKEFTYGSMAARIKMPLGSGYWPAFWALGAQGKWPDCGEIDIMEYVGEPDWVGCAMHGPGYFGDTHLVNKVYFDGTDVADWHIYSADWTEDEILFKVDGKLFYRVTKPIVNNYGPWVFNKPHFLILNFALGGAYPAKINGVKTPYNGIPQSTVDDIKKGNAKVYVDWVKVTK; from the coding sequence ATGCCCAATACACTACACAAAGCATTGCCGTTGAGCGCAATGCTTATCGCATTTGCTGTCTCCTGCAATAAAAAAGAAGACTCCGCCAAAACATCTTCCCGTGAAGAAAAACCAACTGATAAAAAGGAGAACATTGTTTTCTTTGATGATTTTTCCGGCACTGCTATCGATACTGCCAACTGGACACCACGTACCGATGTGTTCGTGAACAATGAGCAGCAGGCCTATGCCGATTCTACCGCTACGCTTTATCTGGATAAAAATGTTGAAGGCGCTGAGAACGGTGCGCTCGTGATAAAAGCCTTGTACAGTCCCGGCTACCTCGCAGAGAATGGCAAAAAGTTCGACTTTATATCGGGGCGAATGGATTCGCGCGGAAAAAAAGAGTTTACCTATGGCTCTATGGCGGCACGCATCAAGATGCCTCTTGGAAGTGGCTACTGGCCTGCTTTTTGGGCTTTGGGAGCACAGGGCAAATGGCCCGATTGCGGCGAGATAGATATCATGGAATATGTAGGCGAGCCCGACTGGGTAGGCTGCGCCATGCACGGCCCCGGTTATTTTGGCGATACGCACCTGGTGAATAAAGTTTACTTTGACGGTACGGATGTGGCCGACTGGCATATTTATTCAGCGGACTGGACGGAGGATGAGATACTATTTAAAGTAGACGGCAAATTGTTTTACCGTGTTACTAAGCCTATAGTTAACAATTACGGCCCGTGGGTGTTCAATAAGCCGCATTTCCTTATACTGAATTTTGCGCTGGGTGGTGCTTATCCTGCCAAGATCAACGGGGTGAAAACGCCCTATAACGGCATTCCGCAAAGCACAGTGGATGATATTAAAAAAGGGAACGCGAAGGTGTATGTGGACTGGGTGAAGGTGACGAAGTAA
- a CDS encoding mechanosensitive ion channel family protein encodes MITLRYKKFYLIVLLFMMALSANAQLLPGTSAKPADAVAETPKDSLGRRTPRGTVEGFISAIGEADYVKASQYLELTKRTYRKEAERIRIVTIFQRLLDQSGDIQPYGFISNKETGRTDEDKIADGSDLIGSITAAGETINLIVKNTAAPDQPALWQFSAETVEDVLSINVDSDLIIDKVLPDVLKERRLGGVPVGHWLAVVVLIMIAYLVSWAIISLISLLIRALWKKAREEKTALVIKAFGLPFRLYLAVWIFVAISQDVGISIIVRQRFSVITVTIGIVSFLMLLWRIADLVSIYTKDRMTARKRVSAISIIMFLRRTAKIAIVVFGIIAVLGALGFDVTTWIAALGIGGIALALGAQKTMENFVGSVTLIADQPIRVGDWCKIGDISGTVESIGMRSTRLRTAARTVVTVPNGDFASSKIENFAHRDRFQFNPVFYFRIETTPDQMRYLLVELRAILYAHPKVINTPPIVRFTGIHSSSLKVEVYSYVEAPNWDTAQEIHEDLLLRMMDVVAQSGTFFAIPTQMGYTPKDLFDSEKAANVTDIVHNWRENGEMQLPKFDPAQVEKIKDTITYPPEGSVVKEEPDSQGSNVNLRK; translated from the coding sequence ATGATTACTTTACGTTATAAAAAATTTTATCTCATCGTATTGCTGTTCATGATGGCTCTTTCTGCCAATGCCCAGCTATTACCGGGAACATCTGCTAAACCTGCGGATGCAGTTGCCGAAACACCAAAGGACTCATTAGGAAGACGCACCCCGCGAGGCACTGTGGAAGGGTTTATCAGCGCGATTGGGGAGGCCGATTATGTAAAGGCCAGCCAGTACCTGGAACTTACCAAACGCACCTACCGCAAGGAGGCAGAGCGCATCCGAATCGTAACCATTTTCCAGAGGTTGCTGGACCAGAGCGGGGATATACAGCCTTATGGGTTTATCAGCAACAAGGAAACCGGGCGTACCGATGAGGACAAAATTGCCGATGGCAGCGACCTGATAGGCAGCATAACCGCCGCTGGGGAAACCATTAACCTTATCGTAAAGAATACTGCGGCACCTGACCAGCCTGCCCTGTGGCAGTTTTCTGCTGAAACAGTAGAGGATGTATTGAGCATTAATGTAGACAGTGACCTTATAATAGACAAAGTATTGCCCGACGTACTGAAAGAGCGCCGCCTGGGTGGTGTCCCTGTCGGACACTGGCTCGCTGTGGTGGTGCTTATCATGATCGCTTACCTGGTTTCGTGGGCAATAATCTCGCTGATAAGCTTATTGATCCGTGCTCTCTGGAAGAAAGCCCGGGAAGAAAAAACAGCCCTTGTGATAAAAGCGTTCGGGCTTCCGTTTCGCTTATACTTGGCCGTATGGATATTTGTCGCCATATCGCAGGACGTAGGAATCTCGATCATCGTCAGGCAGCGGTTCAGCGTAATCACTGTAACCATTGGCATCGTTTCGTTCCTGATGTTGTTGTGGCGCATTGCCGACCTGGTGAGCATCTACACCAAAGACCGGATGACTGCACGTAAACGGGTTTCGGCCATCTCTATCATTATGTTCCTGCGGCGTACTGCAAAAATAGCTATCGTAGTATTTGGTATTATTGCGGTGCTTGGCGCATTGGGTTTTGATGTAACCACCTGGATTGCAGCACTGGGTATTGGCGGTATCGCATTGGCGCTGGGTGCGCAAAAAACCATGGAAAACTTTGTGGGCAGCGTTACCCTTATTGCCGACCAGCCCATACGCGTAGGCGACTGGTGCAAAATAGGCGATATTTCAGGAACGGTAGAATCTATCGGGATGCGCTCTACACGGCTACGGACGGCCGCACGAACCGTTGTTACCGTACCGAATGGCGATTTTGCCTCCAGTAAAATTGAGAATTTTGCACATCGCGACCGGTTCCAGTTCAATCCTGTATTTTATTTCAGGATTGAGACCACGCCCGACCAGATGCGGTACCTTTTAGTCGAATTGCGGGCTATCCTTTATGCGCACCCGAAAGTGATCAATACACCACCCATAGTACGCTTTACGGGAATCCATTCAAGCTCATTAAAAGTTGAAGTGTATTCGTATGTTGAGGCGCCCAATTGGGATACCGCCCAGGAAATACACGAAGACTTACTGTTGCGCATGATGGATGTGGTAGCCCAAAGCGGGACTTTCTTTGCCATACCTACACAAATGGGCTACACGCCAAAAGACCTGTTCGACTCCGAAAAAGCCGCGAATGTAACAGATATTGTTCATAACTGGCGGGAAAATGGCGAGATGCAGCTGCCGAAGTTTGACCCCGCACAGGTGGAAAAAATTAAAGATACAATTACTTACCCGCCAGAAGGAAGTGTAGTGAAGGAAGAGCCTGACAGCCAGGGTTCCAATGTAAACCTCCGTAAATAA
- a CDS encoding M1 family metallopeptidase: MRYFFFLLISAFAFAQQNKKVDFKTMDASLSFDIPQKKVMGTVKYTFEVFDKKTDTIYIDARNMKFSNVKVNGKKKTGWVASATALKLFKGYKKGKNTVEFNYEVQPKQTLYFVKDGNRDQIWTQGQGKYTSHWLPSFDDVNEKVIFNMTVLYPDGATVLANGELKDKSKDGSLQKWHYEMDKPMSSYLVMLAIGTFEKKSELSASGTPLEYYLRPEDRDKYGPTYRDSKRIFDFLEKEIGVNYPWGIYRQVPVLDFLYAGMENTTSTIFAQDFVVDETGFNDRTYINVNAHELAHQWFGDLITAESGKHHWLQEGFATYYALLEERELYGEDHFNYELYQMAERLQQAAKTDTIPVMNEKASVLSFYQKGAWALHVLREGIGHEAFRTAVKNYLEKYAFSNVNTDEFLAEINKVSAYDTNAFKKRWLEKGGFEVQEALELLNKSQFMQLYLRLGDLGDKRFAEKKPIYLQILQSDQFYPVKEEVLFQTAEVPFDEKAELVRYAMKTGDIKLRQAVARTVTTIPKDFVEEYITLLNDNSYITKEIALNVLCSKFPERQAEFLDKSDGWIGFNDKNLRILWLALAYGAKDYRVADKENFYAELLEYSSPMYESTVRQNALANLLYLAKPDPVMLQNLVNAASHHKWQFVKFAKDSIRGLLKKPGYRAQFESLLPSLQESDRRRLEGLLAEK; this comes from the coding sequence ATGAGATATTTCTTTTTCCTTTTGATATCCGCATTCGCATTTGCACAGCAAAACAAAAAGGTTGACTTCAAAACCATGGATGCCAGCCTTTCCTTTGACATCCCCCAAAAGAAAGTGATGGGTACGGTAAAATACACGTTTGAAGTATTCGATAAAAAGACGGATACCATTTATATCGATGCCCGCAACATGAAGTTCAGCAACGTAAAAGTGAATGGCAAAAAGAAAACAGGCTGGGTGGCTTCGGCGACTGCCTTAAAACTTTTCAAAGGCTATAAGAAAGGTAAAAATACGGTTGAATTCAATTATGAAGTACAGCCAAAACAAACACTATATTTCGTAAAAGACGGCAACCGCGACCAGATATGGACACAGGGACAGGGCAAATACACGAGCCACTGGCTACCGAGCTTTGATGATGTGAATGAGAAGGTTATTTTCAATATGACGGTGCTTTACCCGGATGGTGCTACTGTACTGGCAAACGGCGAATTAAAAGATAAATCCAAAGACGGCAGCCTGCAAAAGTGGCATTACGAAATGGATAAGCCCATGAGCAGTTACCTCGTCATGCTGGCCATTGGTACTTTTGAAAAAAAGTCGGAATTATCTGCGTCCGGCACGCCGCTGGAATATTACCTGCGCCCTGAAGACCGCGATAAATACGGCCCGACCTATCGTGACAGTAAGCGAATATTTGATTTCCTTGAAAAAGAAATAGGGGTAAATTACCCATGGGGCATTTACCGCCAGGTGCCGGTGCTCGATTTCCTGTATGCCGGGATGGAAAATACCACCTCGACTATTTTTGCACAGGATTTTGTGGTGGATGAAACCGGCTTTAACGACCGCACCTATATTAATGTCAATGCCCACGAGCTGGCTCACCAGTGGTTTGGCGACCTTATCACTGCCGAAAGTGGGAAGCACCACTGGCTGCAGGAAGGCTTTGCGACTTATTATGCGCTCCTTGAAGAACGGGAGCTGTACGGCGAGGACCATTTCAATTACGAGCTGTACCAGATGGCCGAGCGATTGCAGCAGGCCGCAAAAACCGATACCATTCCGGTAATGAACGAAAAGGCAAGTGTGCTGTCGTTCTACCAGAAAGGGGCCTGGGCCCTGCATGTACTTCGCGAAGGGATAGGGCATGAGGCTTTCAGGACGGCTGTAAAAAATTATCTTGAAAAATACGCTTTCAGTAATGTAAATACCGACGAATTCCTTGCAGAAATAAATAAGGTTTCTGCATATGATACCAATGCATTCAAAAAGCGCTGGCTCGAAAAAGGCGGGTTTGAAGTTCAGGAAGCATTGGAGCTACTGAATAAGAGCCAATTCATGCAATTGTACCTCCGACTCGGCGACCTTGGCGATAAGCGGTTTGCCGAAAAGAAGCCCATATACCTGCAGATCCTGCAATCCGACCAGTTTTATCCTGTAAAGGAAGAAGTGCTCTTCCAGACGGCTGAAGTCCCTTTTGATGAAAAAGCCGAACTGGTTCGCTATGCCATGAAAACAGGTGATATAAAGCTGCGCCAGGCGGTAGCGCGCACGGTGACTACAATACCAAAGGATTTTGTGGAAGAATATATCACGCTGCTAAATGACAATTCCTATATCACCAAAGAGATCGCGTTGAATGTACTTTGCAGCAAATTTCCCGAAAGGCAAGCAGAATTCCTGGATAAGTCGGATGGGTGGATAGGCTTCAACGATAAAAACCTGCGTATTCTTTGGCTGGCGCTGGCTTATGGCGCAAAAGACTACCGTGTTGCCGATAAGGAGAATTTCTATGCAGAGCTTTTGGAATATTCCTCGCCAATGTATGAAAGCACAGTACGGCAAAATGCACTGGCCAACCTGCTGTATCTTGCCAAACCCGACCCGGTTATGCTCCAAAACCTTGTAAATGCAGCCAGCCACCACAAATGGCAATTTGTAAAGTTTGCCAAAGATAGCATCAGAGGATTGCTTAAAAAACCTGGCTACAGGGCACAGTTTGAAAGCCTGCTGCCATCATTACAGGAAAGCGACAGAAGAAGGCTGGAAGGATTGCTGGCGGAGAAGTAG